The genomic interval GGCCTCGACCCCACCAGCGTGGCCGTGTACCAGATGCAGGTGGTGCTCGAGCGGCTGATGGCTTCCGCGCTGCAGAAGCGCAAGGTGGCCGACGCGGCCGCGCTGTGCCGCGCTCTCGCTGCGGAGCTCAAGGGCGCAGTCAGCCAGGAGCGCCAGGGCGAAACCGCTTACGACGTATTCGAACGCTTGGATGGCGGAAGGTCGAAGTCATGAAGTACGCGATCTTGTTCGGCGTCGCGCTCTTCATGCTGGTGTCCCTAGTGGTGGGCAGCCGCCTCTTGTGGCTGTTCAAGCGCACCCGCAAGGCGCCAGAGCTATTCATGGCCCTGGCGCTGTTGTGCGCCGGATTCTTGGCGTTCGCCGTCGGGACGATCGGCAAGGTGTTGATAGTCGGACATCCCGAGCTGCGCACGCCGTTGACCATCCTCGGGCTTTGCTTCGAGTACATCGGCTGCAGCGCGATGGCGCTGTTCGCGTGGCGCGTGTTTCACCAGAAGAAGGCATGGGCCAAGGCCACCGTCACGCTCTTCTTCGTGCTCGCGGCGTCGGTGTTCGCCGCGGAGCTTTCGACGGGCGAATACCTCCGCTACTCGGACACACAGCTCTCTTCCGGCCCCTGGATCCCCCTCGCCCTCGTCGTCCGAGGCCTGGCCCCCACTTGGCTGTCCTTCGAGTGCTTCCGTTTCCACCGGCAGCTCCGGCGCCGCGCTCGCATCGGCTTGGCGGAGCCCTTGGTGGTGCAGCGCGTCGGGCTGTGGGGCTTGGCCATGCTGGCCTCGGCGCTGGCCTACGTGGTCCCGGTCCTGCACCGGCTCGTGTATCACACGGGGCTGCGCGATCACCTGTGGGCGATCACCACGGTTTCCGTGTTGGCAACGGTATCCGCCATCGCCCTGTGGTGGGCGTTCTTCCCGCCCCAGGGCTACCGCAAGCGAATGGCGATGATGTCCTTGTCGGACGCGGGGCCAGACTCCCGCTGAGGCAGATGCGGTACCATGCTGCGAGCATGGACCGCGAAGACTGGAACCAGCGTTACGCCGCCAAAGAGCTGATCTGGACCGCCGACGCCAATCGGTTCCTGGTCGCCGAAGCGAAGCAGCTCACCCCCGGCAAGGCGTTGGATCTCGCCGCCGGCGAAGGGCGCAACGCGGTGTGGCTCGCCGAGCAGGGCTGGCGCGTCGTCGCCGTGGACTTCTCCGACGTCGCCCTGGACAAGGCCAAGCAGCTTGCGGAGGCACGCGGCGTAGCGGAGCGCGTACAGCGGACGGTCTCCGACCTTCGCAACTACGAGCCCGAGGCGGGAGCGTTCGATCTCGTCGTGATCCTGTATCTTCAAATCCCCCAGCACGAGCTCGCGCCCATCATCGCCCGCGGTGCGGACGCCGTGGCTCCGGGCGGCACGTTCCTCTTGGTGGGCCACGATTCCGCGAATCTCGAGCACGGCTACGGCGGCCCGCAGCATCCAAGCGTGCTGTACACCGCGGATCAGGTGGTGGCGGCGCTCGGAGGGCGGCTGCAGATCGAAAAGGCCGGCCCCGTGGAGCGGCCCGTGGAAACGGACGACGGGCCGCGCGTTGCCATCGACTGCTTGGTACGCGGGAAGCGCCCGTGAAGCCGCTCCTGCCATCGACGGCGCTTCTCCTGCTGGCCTGCTCGACCCACGCCCCGGCCGAACGGAGCACGAGCGTCGAGTCCGGAGCGCTCGAGGTAGCGCGCCCTGCCCGATGGGTGACCGGCGACCGGGGTTTCCCTTGCGGTGACGGCGAGACGGAAGGCCCCGTGGAGCGGCTCGCGGCGAAGAACGGGAGCTTCACGGTCAGCGTGGCCGGCCCCAGCGGCAGCGGCCACTACTGGACCGCGCAGGTCGCGCTGCCGGCTCGTTCGGGCTTCTGCTTGTCGACGTCCACGGTGGGCTGGCGCCACGTGGGTGGCACCCGCCCACTGGCGCTGCGCCTGGCGCCGCTCATCCGTTGGGTCCAAGACGTAGACGGCGACGGCGTGGACGAGCTGGTCGTGCCGACCTCCATCCCGCTCCGCCCGGAGAGCAGCCTGAGCGACTACGTCGTCAGCGTGACGGTCTACGACTACGGCCCCCAGCGTTTCTCGCCCAACGCGAGCAAGACACGCGCCCTCGAGGAACGCATTGCCCGCGCATATTACGACGCCAGCCGCAGGACGGATGTCCCCGCCGCGACGCGCGACCATTTCCGTCGTGCGGCCGTGCTCCTTCGCCGTGAGGGATAGCGCGCGCCGGCTCAACTCGGCGTGGCGCTACGGCGCGCGAGCAGGCCGTGGACCCTGGCGGCCAGGGCATCTGGAGCGAACGGCTTGGCCAGGAACGCCACGTTGTCGCCACTCAGCACCAGCTCGTCGAGGTCGCGCGGATAGCCGGAAATGAACAGCACCGGCAACCGGGGTCGCTCCCGCCACAGGCGCTTCGCCAGCTCTTGTCCTCCCATCAGCGGCATCACCACGTCGGTGACGACCAGGTCCAAGGGGCCTTCGTGCTGCTCCAGGCTGGCGAGCGCCTCGTGACCATTGAAAGCTTCCAGCACCGTGTACCCCGCTCTTCGAAGGGTGCTCACGATGAGACGGTGGACCGCGGGCTCGTCCTCCGCGACCAACAGCGTCCCCTCCCCGCGCGGCGGTTCGGACACGGTTCGAGCAACGGGCTCGACTGCGGGGCCCTCTGCAGCCGGCAGTAGGATTTCGAAGGTCGTGCCCTTGGACACTTCGCTGTGCACCGCAATGCGGCCGCCCGCTTGCTCCACGATGCTCGAGCTCGTGGCCAAGCCGAGACCGCTGCCGCCGTCCCGCTTGGTCGTGAAGAACGGCTCGAAGATGTGCGCGCGAACCTCTGCCGACATGCCGATCCCCGTATCGGTCACGCGCAGCACCACCCAACGGCAGTCTTCTTCATCGTCTTGGATGTCCGTCGCGATCGTCAACCGACCGCCTGCCGGCATTGCATCGCGGGCGTTCACCGCGAGATTCACCAACAGCTGCTCGAAGCGACCGGGGTCGACCAGCACCGCCGGGAGCTCTTCGCCGAAGAGGGTGACGAGCTCCACGTCTTCACCGATGAGGCGCCGCAACAGGCGGTCCAGACGAAGAACCAGCCCGTTGAGATCCACGAGCTCGGGTTCGGCGACCTGCTTGCGCGCAAGCGCCAGGAGCTGCCCGGTGATCTCCGCCGCCCGTTGCGCGGCGTCGCCGATCTCCTCCACGCTGCCACGGGCCGGGTGGTCGCCGGAGAGGGATCGCCGTCCGAGCTCCACGTATCCCAGAATCACCGTCAGCAGGTTGTTGAAGTCGTGCGCGATGCCACCGGCGAGCTGGCCGACGGCCTCCATTCTCTGGGCGCGACGCAACTGCTCCTCGAGACGGCGCCGCTCGGTGACGTCGATGACGATCGAATGCAGGAGGCTGTCTCCGCCCACCGTGATCGGCCCCGAGTACACCTCGACGTCGCGCACCTCGCCGCTCGCGAGCCGATGCTGGAAGTTGAAGAACAAGCGCCGCTCGCTGCGGGCCCGGTCCATTTCTTCCAGGATTTGCTCGTGCGGCGCGACGTTGATGTCCAGAATCGTCTTGCTCAGGAGCTCCGGCTTGGAGAAGCCGTAAAACCGGACCGCGGCATCGTTGGCGTCCACGATGCTCGCCGTCGTCGGATCGATCACGATCTTCACTGCCGTGTTCGTGTCGAAGATCTGTCGATAGCGTCGCTCGCTCTCCTCCAAGCGCAGCTTTGCATCCTGCAGCTCGGTGATGTCCCGCCCCTCGGGCATCAGGTACATCGGCCCGTCGGGACCCATGAGCGCCTTGACGGAGAAGTCGACGAAGCGCGTGTCTCCGCTGCGTGTCACGTGACTGGCGATGAATCGAACCGTGTCCCCCGCGAGGGCCTGGCGAGTGGCCGCCCTGACGAGCAGTGCGAGCTCCGTAGAATGCGCCCACCAGGGCGTCTCCCAGAACGGCCTTCCCCGCACGGCGTCAGCTTCCAGATCTGCCAGAGCGAGGGCGGTCTGGTTGACGTCCACCACGTTGCCGTCCAGATCCAAGAGCGCCATGAAATGCTCGCTCTGGTCGAGCATCGCGCGCAGCAAGGAAGGAGAAAGCGCGGCGTCCGAAGACACCACACCCCCGGCGCTTCCCTCCTCTCTGGACATTTTCTCGTCAGGGTATTTGCTTTGTCGCGTTCTTCATAGAGGCGGCGGTCAAATAGCGGGCAGCCACACCGAGAACCGCACGCCGAGACCCGCGTTCTCGGCCTCGATGAAACCACCGTGCTGCTCGACGATCCTCGCGGAGATGCTCAAACCGAGACCCGCGCCCCCCTCGGCGCCCGCATGGAACGGATCGAAGAGATGGTCGACCTCATTGCTCGGAATCGGCGGACCGTCGTTTTCCACCACCAGTCCATGGTGGTCGCCCGAGTCCCCGGCGGGCTCCACCCGCACCTCGATGGCGCCTCCGTCTTGGACGGCGCGCAAGGCGTTGAGCACGATGTTCAAAGCGACCTGCGTCAACTGGTCGCGATCGCCGCGGACGCGGGTGGGTCGCTCTGGAACGCTGGCGCTCAGCTGAATGCCCCGCTTGCGCGCATCCACGCCGACCAGCTCGGTGAGCTGCGTGACCACCTCTCCGAGGTCGAGCTCCTGGAGATCCGGAGGTTGAGGCTTGGCGAAGGAGACGAAGCGATCGGCGATGCGGTGCAATCGATCCAGCTCCGCGACGTGCAGCTCCCACATTCGGCGCTCGTCGCTGCCCTCGGCAATCACGGGGTCGATGATCTCCGCGGTGCCCTTGAGCGAATGGAGCGGGTTCTTGATCTCGTGAGCCACGCCCGCGACCACCTCCCCCAAGGCGCTGAGGCGCCCCGCTCGCACCAGCTGGTCCTGCAATCGGCGCTGCTCGTCGAGCGCCCGAGCAAGCTCGACGCGGCGCTTGCGCTCT from Polyangiaceae bacterium carries:
- a CDS encoding class I SAM-dependent methyltransferase, whose protein sequence is MDREDWNQRYAAKELIWTADANRFLVAEAKQLTPGKALDLAAGEGRNAVWLAEQGWRVVAVDFSDVALDKAKQLAEARGVAERVQRTVSDLRNYEPEAGAFDLVVILYLQIPQHELAPIIARGADAVAPGGTFLLVGHDSANLEHGYGGPQHPSVLYTADQVVAALGGRLQIEKAGPVERPVETDDGPRVAIDCLVRGKRP
- a CDS encoding PAS domain S-box protein; its protein translation is MSREEGSAGGVVSSDAALSPSLLRAMLDQSEHFMALLDLDGNVVDVNQTALALADLEADAVRGRPFWETPWWAHSTELALLVRAATRQALAGDTVRFIASHVTRSGDTRFVDFSVKALMGPDGPMYLMPEGRDITELQDAKLRLEESERRYRQIFDTNTAVKIVIDPTTASIVDANDAAVRFYGFSKPELLSKTILDINVAPHEQILEEMDRARSERRLFFNFQHRLASGEVRDVEVYSGPITVGGDSLLHSIVIDVTERRRLEEQLRRAQRMEAVGQLAGGIAHDFNNLLTVILGYVELGRRSLSGDHPARGSVEEIGDAAQRAAEITGQLLALARKQVAEPELVDLNGLVLRLDRLLRRLIGEDVELVTLFGEELPAVLVDPGRFEQLLVNLAVNARDAMPAGGRLTIATDIQDDEEDCRWVVLRVTDTGIGMSAEVRAHIFEPFFTTKRDGGSGLGLATSSSIVEQAGGRIAVHSEVSKGTTFEILLPAAEGPAVEPVARTVSEPPRGEGTLLVAEDEPAVHRLIVSTLRRAGYTVLEAFNGHEALASLEQHEGPLDLVVTDVVMPLMGGQELAKRLWRERPRLPVLFISGYPRDLDELVLSGDNVAFLAKPFAPDALAARVHGLLARRSATPS
- a CDS encoding sensor histidine kinase, which encodes MGSAATELAPLRTRLLSRPMVLFVWLPIACIGALHYATSSDLYWVHDVLRRLYYLPIIVAAFLVGTRGGISAALVVSATYLPHAFVHLGHLAHMDPADTVHKALEVVLYNIVGGVAGVLADRERKRRVELARALDEQRRLQDQLVRAGRLSALGEVVAGVAHEIKNPLHSLKGTAEIIDPVIAEGSDERRMWELHVAELDRLHRIADRFVSFAKPQPPDLQELDLGEVVTQLTELVGVDARKRGIQLSASVPERPTRVRGDRDQLTQVALNIVLNALRAVQDGGAIEVRVEPAGDSGDHHGLVVENDGPPIPSNEVDHLFDPFHAGAEGGAGLGLSISARIVEQHGGFIEAENAGLGVRFSVWLPAI